The following are from one region of the Arthrobacter sp. TMP15 genome:
- a CDS encoding IS30 family transposase — protein sequence MPTSSTAAPSPSQDSSRHAEYSPSYLTTMLLRRLGTTASVETMTKSPDAEGRTVSHEAIYRWIYALPKGELAKSGILLQSKRTKRKSVKPLGERTGGRIIGMVSIDDRPEAASDRRVPGSWEGDLVVGKGGKSAIATLVERHSRFLIMLGLPEGKKADGLADALIDRVNDLPALMRGSLPWDQGTQMARHAQLTLATDLPVYFAHPHSPWERPSNENTNGLIREYLPKGIELTSHQPYLDSIADELNDRPRAVLGFLTPREVFTKLLNDNVAKTA from the coding sequence TTGCCGACGAGCTCAACGGCCGCCCCCTCGCCGTCCCAGGATTCTTCACGCCACGCGGAGTATTCACCAAGCTACTTAACGACAATGTTGCTAAGACGGCTTGGCACCACCGCCAGCGTTGAGACCATGACGAAATCACCCGACGCCGAAGGCCGCACCGTCTCCCATGAGGCCATTTACCGGTGGATTTACGCCCTGCCCAAAGGTGAGCTGGCGAAGTCCGGGATCCTGCTCCAGTCAAAACGCACGAAGCGCAAATCGGTGAAGCCGCTGGGCGAGCGCACGGGCGGGAGGATCATCGGGATGGTCAGCATCGACGACCGTCCAGAAGCGGCATCTGATCGTCGTGTTCCTGGATCGTGGGAGGGGGATCTCGTGGTCGGCAAGGGAGGCAAGAGCGCTATCGCGACCCTGGTGGAGCGGCACAGCAGGTTCTTGATCATGCTGGGCCTGCCGGAGGGCAAGAAGGCCGACGGGCTCGCGGATGCGCTGATCGATCGGGTCAATGACCTGCCGGCGCTGATGCGCGGCTCCCTGCCCTGGGACCAGGGCACACAGATGGCCCGCCACGCCCAATTGACACTGGCCACAGACCTGCCGGTCTACTTCGCCCACCCGCATTCACCGTGGGAGCGGCCCTCGAATGAGAACACCAACGGACTCATCCGGGAGTACCTGCCCAAGGGCATCGAACTGACCAGTCACCAGCCCTACCTAGACTCCATCGCCGACGAACTCAACGACCGGCCCCGCGCAGTCCTGGGATTCCTGACACCACGGGAAGTATTCACCAAGCTACTCAACGACAATGTTGCTAAGACGGCTTGA
- a CDS encoding sulfite exporter TauE/SafE family protein — protein sequence MIVTAAAFGLIVGALLGLVGGGGSILAVPALVYGVGLPLAAAIPTSLVVVGASSAVAVLPRLRNGVNWRLALIIGAAGTATAYLGAAVNRLLDPKILLLTFAVIMVFAGIRMLMPTTSAGGACALPGGGINWRSCLPKAIATGAVVGFLTGLLGVGGGFLIVPALTLVLGLPMALTAGTSLVIIAINSAASFAAHLGDLQIDWTVTAAFAVTAMAASLVAGRIGTRIPDKALKRGFAILVLVIAAYVALQALLS from the coding sequence ATGATCGTAACCGCGGCCGCGTTTGGGCTGATCGTCGGGGCACTGCTGGGCCTGGTCGGAGGCGGCGGATCCATCCTCGCCGTGCCCGCCCTGGTCTACGGCGTGGGGCTGCCGCTTGCCGCGGCGATCCCGACGTCACTGGTCGTCGTCGGCGCTTCCTCCGCCGTCGCGGTCCTGCCCCGGCTACGCAACGGAGTGAACTGGCGCCTGGCCTTGATCATCGGCGCCGCCGGAACTGCGACGGCGTACCTCGGAGCGGCAGTCAACCGTCTCCTGGACCCTAAAATCCTGCTGCTGACCTTTGCCGTCATCATGGTCTTCGCCGGCATCCGGATGCTCATGCCCACCACTAGTGCTGGAGGTGCCTGCGCGCTGCCCGGCGGCGGGATCAACTGGCGCAGCTGCCTTCCCAAGGCAATCGCCACCGGCGCCGTCGTCGGATTCCTCACCGGCCTGCTCGGGGTCGGTGGCGGCTTCTTGATCGTCCCGGCACTCACCCTGGTGCTCGGACTCCCCATGGCACTGACGGCCGGGACGTCCCTGGTCATTATCGCCATCAACTCAGCTGCCAGCTTCGCCGCCCATCTCGGAGACCTACAGATCGACTGGACAGTCACGGCAGCCTTCGCCGTAACCGCGATGGCTGCTTCACTCGTGGCCGGACGGATCGGCACCAGAATCCCGGACAAGGCCCTCAAACGCGGCTTTGCCATCCTCGTCCTGGTGATCGCCGCCTACGTCGCACTACAAGCACTACTCTCCTGA
- a CDS encoding trehalose-6-phosphate synthase: protein MPVDSISNPVHHPGSSDFIVVSNRLPVDRVPAEESEDGWRRSPGGLVTALAPVMATRDGAWVGWHGAPDETLEPFHHGNMDLVPVPLSEEEVELYYEGFSNSTLWPLYHDVIAPPEFHRTWWDAYRTVNHRFAQAAADTAAPNATVWVQDYQLQLVPRYLRQLRPDLRIGFFNHIPFPPPEIFAQLPWRKEIITGLLDADLIGFQRASDSANFLRSARRFVGAGVKAAQVQIKDNDGKVVHISRAAPFPISIDVGQIKALAAKPEVIARAKQIREDMGNPKTILLGVDRLDYTKGITHRLKAYGELLAEGTIKVQDAALIQVASPSRERVESYRLLREEVDGMVGRMNGQFDTILNTAIRYLHHSYPVEEMVALYLAADVMLVTSLRDGMNLVAKEYVAARSDNTGALVLSEFTGAADQLKSALLVNPHDIDGLKGAIVRAMNLSPADSSRRMRAMRRQILSHDVQRWSEEFLATLQTDAVQV, encoded by the coding sequence GTGCCAGTCGATTCGATCAGTAATCCTGTCCACCATCCGGGCAGTTCCGACTTCATTGTCGTCTCAAACCGGCTGCCCGTGGACAGGGTCCCGGCTGAAGAGTCAGAGGACGGCTGGCGGCGCTCCCCCGGAGGCCTTGTCACCGCCCTTGCCCCCGTCATGGCTACCCGCGATGGCGCATGGGTTGGTTGGCATGGCGCTCCGGATGAAACCCTTGAGCCCTTCCACCACGGCAATATGGATCTAGTTCCGGTCCCTTTGTCCGAGGAAGAAGTGGAGCTCTACTATGAGGGCTTCTCCAACTCCACGCTCTGGCCGCTCTACCACGACGTTATTGCCCCACCGGAATTTCACCGCACCTGGTGGGATGCCTACCGGACGGTCAATCACCGCTTCGCCCAGGCCGCTGCGGACACCGCCGCACCCAACGCCACCGTGTGGGTGCAGGATTACCAACTTCAGCTGGTTCCACGTTACCTGCGCCAGCTGCGCCCCGATCTGCGCATTGGCTTCTTCAACCACATCCCATTCCCTCCCCCGGAGATCTTTGCCCAGCTTCCTTGGCGCAAGGAAATCATCACTGGATTATTGGATGCTGACCTCATCGGTTTCCAGCGCGCCAGCGATTCAGCGAACTTCCTACGCTCAGCCCGGCGCTTTGTTGGTGCCGGCGTCAAAGCGGCCCAGGTCCAGATCAAGGACAATGACGGCAAGGTGGTGCACATTTCCCGTGCCGCACCGTTCCCCATCTCCATTGACGTGGGCCAGATCAAAGCACTTGCGGCTAAACCGGAGGTCATTGCCCGTGCCAAGCAAATCCGCGAGGATATGGGCAATCCAAAGACTATTCTGCTCGGCGTGGACAGGCTCGATTACACCAAGGGCATCACCCACCGGCTCAAGGCTTATGGCGAACTCCTTGCCGAGGGGACTATCAAAGTCCAGGATGCCGCACTGATTCAGGTGGCCAGTCCCAGCCGCGAACGGGTGGAATCCTACCGCCTGCTCCGTGAGGAAGTTGATGGCATGGTGGGCCGGATGAACGGCCAGTTCGACACCATCTTGAACACCGCCATCCGCTACCTGCACCACAGCTACCCTGTGGAGGAAATGGTTGCCCTGTACCTGGCCGCCGACGTCATGCTTGTCACCTCCCTGCGTGATGGCATGAACCTGGTGGCCAAGGAGTACGTTGCCGCCCGCAGCGACAACACCGGTGCTCTGGTGCTCAGTGAGTTCACCGGCGCCGCTGACCAGCTCAAGTCAGCCCTCTTAGTGAACCCGCATGACATTGACGGTCTCAAGGGCGCCATTGTGCGGGCCATGAACCTCTCCCCCGCCGATTCCAGCCGCCGCATGCGTGCCATGCGCCGGCAGATCCTCTCGCACGACGTCCAGCGCTGGAGCGAGGAATTCCTAGCCACCCTCCAAACGGATGCCGTTCAGGTATGA
- a CDS encoding thioredoxin domain-containing protein: MATIDIWEKIFNDTISGKYIVLVNFWAAWRRPCRMFAPTFSKISEIHTDIVFAKVDTEAEPGLSAAARITSIPAVMAFREGILVFSQPGAMNAAGLEQLISSIKELDMEEVRAEMAAATVS; the protein is encoded by the coding sequence ATGGCAACTATCGATATTTGGGAAAAGATTTTCAACGACACCATCAGCGGCAAATACATCGTGCTGGTGAACTTCTGGGCAGCCTGGCGTAGGCCCTGCAGGATGTTCGCCCCCACTTTCAGCAAAATATCCGAGATCCATACGGACATTGTCTTCGCGAAGGTGGACACCGAGGCCGAACCCGGACTCTCCGCCGCCGCCCGCATCACCTCCATTCCTGCCGTGATGGCCTTCCGGGAAGGGATCCTCGTCTTCTCCCAACCGGGAGCCATGAACGCAGCCGGACTCGAACAGCTCATCAGCAGCATCAAGGAGCTGGACATGGAAGAAGTGCGGGCGGAAATGGCCGCCGCTACGGTCTCGTAG
- a CDS encoding DUF4032 domain-containing protein, translating to MTEHPGANWNNEPTDFEQIGKLPRKSVPPAQVMGSLNITAATTDPGLLDLPWHIKLEEWPAANLAALPRGISRHVVRFAHLDGSVIAIKETSEHVAKHEYHMLRKLARLDVPCVEPVAVISGRTTPNGSPLDPVLVTRHLKFSMPYRALFSQKLRRDTLTRLIDAQALLLVRLHLVGFYWGDVSLSNTLFRRDAGAFAAYLVDAETGELYPDLSTGQREYDLEIARVNIAGELMDLLEGGLIEEKVDPVATSELIMDSYRRLWAELTEKESFELGDRWRVGARIRRLNDLGFDVEEYAIKTTPDGSTIQLQPKVVDAGHHQRRLLRLTGLDAQQNQARRLLNDMDSFRNDVSPDKDEEISAHEWVSTIFEPIVRSIPRELGGKLEPAEVVHEVLEHRWYKSQQEERNVPLAEAVQSYVDDILRFRRDEDAIMLSDDTATIKMLEGGVLPDADFED from the coding sequence ATGACTGAGCATCCCGGCGCCAATTGGAACAACGAACCAACAGACTTTGAGCAGATTGGGAAGTTGCCGCGGAAGAGTGTGCCGCCGGCACAGGTGATGGGTTCACTGAACATCACCGCGGCCACCACGGATCCAGGTCTGCTTGATCTGCCCTGGCATATCAAATTAGAGGAATGGCCGGCCGCGAATTTGGCTGCCCTGCCCCGCGGTATTTCCCGGCACGTGGTCCGCTTTGCCCACCTTGACGGCTCCGTCATTGCCATTAAGGAAACCTCGGAGCACGTAGCCAAGCATGAATACCACATGCTGCGTAAGCTGGCCCGGCTGGATGTGCCCTGCGTGGAGCCTGTCGCTGTGATCAGTGGGCGCACCACCCCCAACGGTTCACCGCTTGATCCGGTGCTAGTTACCCGGCACTTGAAGTTCTCCATGCCTTACCGCGCTTTGTTCTCACAGAAGCTGCGCCGGGATACCCTCACCCGTTTGATCGATGCCCAGGCCCTGCTGCTGGTGCGTCTGCACCTGGTGGGTTTCTACTGGGGAGACGTTTCCCTCTCCAACACCTTGTTCCGCCGCGACGCTGGCGCCTTCGCCGCTTACCTGGTGGATGCCGAGACGGGCGAGCTCTACCCCGATCTCTCCACTGGACAGCGTGAATACGATCTTGAAATTGCCCGCGTGAACATTGCCGGTGAGCTGATGGATCTACTCGAAGGTGGGCTCATTGAGGAGAAGGTGGATCCGGTGGCCACCAGCGAGCTGATCATGGATAGCTACCGCCGCCTGTGGGCAGAGTTGACGGAGAAGGAGTCCTTTGAACTCGGTGACCGCTGGCGTGTGGGCGCCCGCATTCGTCGCCTGAACGATCTGGGCTTTGACGTTGAAGAGTACGCCATTAAAACAACTCCTGACGGCTCCACTATTCAGCTCCAGCCTAAAGTGGTCGACGCCGGGCACCACCAGCGCCGCTTGCTGCGCCTGACCGGTCTGGACGCCCAACAAAACCAGGCACGCCGTCTGCTCAATGACATGGACTCATTCCGCAATGATGTTTCCCCGGATAAGGATGAGGAGATCAGCGCCCACGAGTGGGTCAGCACCATCTTTGAGCCCATAGTCCGCTCTATTCCGCGTGAGCTGGGCGGGAAGCTGGAACCAGCCGAGGTGGTTCATGAGGTCCTGGAGCACCGCTGGTACAAGTCTCAGCAGGAGGAGCGCAACGTGCCCCTGGCCGAGGCTGTGCAGTCTTATGTGGATGACATCTTGCGTTTCCGCCGGGATGAGGATGCCATCATGCTCAGCGATGACACGGCCACCATCAAAATGCTAGAAGGCGGCGTCCTCCCCGACGCCGACTTCGAAGACTAA
- a CDS encoding FAD-linked oxidase C-terminal domain-containing protein → MAVQEHHLNEEFAAALRESLRENQLSVATADLQTYAVDQGPVTDYQEPVAVIWAENVADVQVVVRAAAAHNVPLVTRGAGTGVSGGAHATSGSVVLNLTRMNTILEVNAADEIARVEPGVINGDLNAAVSEFGLMFAPDPASYKISTIGGNIATNAGGLRCAKYGVTRDAVLALDVVLADGSLIHTGHRTFKGVAGYDLTSLFVGSEGTLGIVVGATLRLKYLPSIVRTLAVFFPDVQSAAAGVLALGTARVQPCILELLDGPSLKELDFRNGTKLSSRGTALLLIQFDGLAAELEESVAAEVLEEIGGMVSREDPMEAQRLVDLRRNNRGLDVDAENRVGEDVAVPRSQLVHYITALEEMAVRHGVQLHVIAHAGDGNLHPTFSVPGMDAASIKALNDALDESIDKALELGGTITGEHGIGQYKLRWLPLEQSAEVLELQRSIKALLDPQGILNPGKAIP, encoded by the coding sequence ATGGCTGTACAGGAACATCACTTAAATGAAGAGTTTGCAGCTGCGCTGCGAGAGTCCCTCCGCGAGAATCAACTTAGCGTGGCCACAGCGGACCTGCAGACATACGCCGTCGACCAGGGGCCCGTAACGGACTACCAAGAACCAGTTGCTGTTATCTGGGCGGAAAACGTGGCCGATGTCCAAGTCGTAGTGCGGGCTGCTGCAGCCCATAATGTCCCGTTGGTGACACGGGGCGCCGGCACCGGTGTCTCTGGCGGAGCTCACGCCACCTCCGGCTCAGTGGTGTTGAACCTGACGCGGATGAATACGATTCTAGAGGTCAATGCGGCCGATGAGATCGCTCGTGTTGAACCCGGGGTGATCAACGGAGACTTGAATGCGGCGGTGAGCGAATTTGGGCTGATGTTTGCACCAGATCCGGCTAGCTACAAGATCTCCACCATCGGGGGGAACATTGCCACCAATGCAGGTGGTCTGCGCTGCGCCAAGTACGGGGTTACGCGTGACGCTGTGCTGGCACTTGACGTGGTGCTGGCAGACGGGTCCCTGATCCATACAGGTCACAGGACGTTCAAAGGTGTTGCGGGTTACGATCTGACCAGTCTCTTCGTAGGTTCTGAAGGTACGCTGGGCATTGTTGTTGGTGCAACCCTCCGGCTGAAGTACCTCCCAAGCATTGTGCGGACACTGGCCGTATTCTTCCCGGATGTACAGTCGGCGGCTGCAGGTGTTTTGGCTCTGGGGACAGCCCGCGTGCAGCCGTGCATTCTTGAACTCCTGGACGGGCCGTCTCTCAAGGAACTAGATTTCCGCAACGGGACAAAGCTCTCCAGCCGCGGCACAGCATTATTACTGATTCAATTCGACGGTCTAGCGGCTGAACTAGAGGAATCCGTAGCTGCAGAAGTCCTTGAAGAAATCGGTGGCATGGTCAGCCGGGAGGACCCCATGGAGGCGCAACGTCTCGTTGACTTGAGACGGAATAACCGCGGGCTAGATGTGGACGCGGAAAATCGTGTGGGAGAAGACGTTGCTGTTCCGCGGTCACAGCTGGTGCACTACATCACTGCCCTTGAAGAGATGGCTGTCCGCCACGGTGTTCAATTGCACGTGATTGCCCACGCCGGTGATGGCAACCTGCACCCCACGTTCTCGGTGCCAGGGATGGATGCTGCGAGTATCAAGGCCCTCAACGATGCGTTGGATGAATCGATCGATAAGGCGCTTGAATTAGGCGGCACCATTACAGGTGAACACGGGATCGGCCAGTACAAACTGCGGTGGCTGCCCCTGGAACAGTCGGCGGAGGTGCTGGAGCTGCAACGCAGCATCAAGGCGCTCTTAGACCCGCAAGGCATCTTGAATCCTGGCAAGGCCATCCCCTAG
- a CDS encoding rhodanese-like domain-containing protein: MTSLKTTSTIDSPPQSIDASTLQSWQDNHEDLMIIDVRNGAEFDSLHIVGSYHVPLAMLSEHADEFAAKMGTRVVLVCQTGNRAEQARKHLDSVGLAGASVLSGGVPAYAAAGGKVVRGSGPWALERQVRMTAGSLVLASIVAAKFVSPKLGLVAGGIGAGLTFSAATNSCAMGQMLSKMPWNRSANEPTAHQALQNLSTRA, encoded by the coding sequence ATGACTTCCTTGAAGACGACCAGCACCATTGATTCCCCTCCTCAGTCCATCGATGCCTCGACTCTGCAATCCTGGCAAGACAACCATGAAGATCTGATGATCATTGATGTGCGCAATGGCGCAGAGTTTGATTCCCTGCACATAGTGGGCTCCTACCATGTGCCCCTGGCGATGCTCAGCGAGCACGCGGACGAATTCGCTGCAAAAATGGGCACCCGTGTGGTGCTTGTCTGCCAGACGGGCAACCGGGCAGAGCAGGCCCGCAAACACCTTGATTCCGTCGGCCTGGCCGGCGCCAGTGTCCTCTCCGGAGGCGTTCCCGCCTACGCTGCTGCCGGCGGAAAAGTCGTCCGCGGCAGTGGACCGTGGGCTCTGGAACGCCAGGTTCGGATGACCGCCGGCTCCCTGGTGCTCGCCAGCATCGTCGCGGCGAAATTCGTCTCCCCCAAACTCGGCCTGGTTGCTGGCGGGATCGGGGCCGGACTGACATTCTCTGCTGCAACGAACAGTTGCGCCATGGGACAGATGCTCTCCAAGATGCCGTGGAACCGCTCCGCTAACGAGCCCACCGCCCACCAAGCGCTACAGAACCTGAGCACGCGGGCATGA
- a CDS encoding rhodanese-like domain-containing protein yields MEITPQQLAEQLKGGYDAQIVDVREAAEVADGMIPGAKHIALGELPERLKDLDMSRPVIAICRSGRRSAAAADQLTAAGFTAYTVPGGMLDWTAAGLPVS; encoded by the coding sequence ATGGAAATCACCCCACAGCAGCTCGCCGAACAGCTCAAGGGCGGCTACGACGCCCAGATTGTTGATGTCCGCGAAGCAGCTGAAGTCGCCGACGGCATGATCCCCGGCGCGAAGCACATCGCCCTGGGCGAACTGCCAGAGCGCCTCAAGGACCTGGATATGTCCCGTCCCGTCATCGCCATATGTCGCAGCGGGCGCCGCAGTGCGGCTGCCGCGGACCAGCTCACAGCCGCTGGCTTCACCGCCTACACCGTGCCGGGCGGGATGCTTGATTGGACAGCCGCAGGCCTCCCCGTCAGCTGA
- the ugpC gene encoding sn-glycerol-3-phosphate ABC transporter ATP-binding protein UgpC, translated as MATVTFDNATRIYPGTTKPAVDKLNIDIADGEFLVLVGPSGCGKSTSLRMLAGLEDVNAGRILIGDRDVTDVPPKDRDIAMVFQNYALYPHMSVADNMGFALKIAGIPKEERATRVKEAAKLLDLEAYLDRKPKALSGGQRQRVAMGRAIVRNPQVFLMDEPLSNLDAKLRVQTRTQIASLTRRLGVTTVYVTHDQVEAMTMGDRVAVLKDGLLMQVDTPRNLYDAPQNVFVAGFIGSPAMNLLELPVVDGGVKFGGSIYPVPSAVLGEAAGHTVTVGIRPEDLEVVGAGEGLAVESDVVEELGADAYVYGHAIIDGNERDMVVRVDGRRPPMKGDTIHVRPQAGHVHLFDATSGARVGDKSVTRDL; from the coding sequence GTGGCTACAGTAACTTTTGATAACGCAACCCGCATTTACCCGGGCACCACCAAGCCCGCTGTTGACAAGCTCAACATTGACATCGCCGATGGCGAATTCCTTGTACTCGTTGGACCTTCCGGTTGCGGAAAGTCCACATCACTGCGCATGCTCGCAGGCTTGGAAGATGTCAACGCCGGCCGCATCCTGATTGGCGACCGCGACGTCACAGACGTTCCGCCCAAGGACCGCGACATTGCCATGGTTTTCCAGAACTATGCGCTATACCCGCACATGTCCGTTGCCGATAACATGGGCTTTGCCCTGAAGATCGCCGGCATCCCCAAGGAAGAGCGCGCCACCCGCGTAAAGGAAGCCGCAAAGCTCCTTGACCTGGAGGCTTACCTTGACCGCAAGCCGAAGGCACTCTCCGGTGGTCAGCGTCAGCGTGTGGCCATGGGCCGCGCCATTGTGCGTAACCCGCAGGTCTTCCTCATGGATGAGCCGCTCTCTAACTTGGATGCCAAGCTGCGTGTGCAGACTCGCACCCAGATCGCCTCACTGACCCGCCGCCTGGGCGTCACCACCGTTTACGTGACCCACGATCAGGTTGAGGCCATGACCATGGGCGATCGCGTTGCAGTGCTCAAGGACGGTCTGCTGATGCAGGTTGACACCCCTCGCAACCTCTACGATGCCCCGCAGAACGTGTTCGTTGCCGGCTTTATTGGCTCACCCGCCATGAACCTGCTGGAACTGCCTGTTGTTGACGGCGGAGTGAAGTTCGGTGGTTCAATTTACCCCGTGCCCAGCGCTGTGTTGGGCGAGGCTGCAGGGCACACTGTCACCGTTGGTATCCGTCCCGAGGACCTTGAAGTTGTTGGCGCCGGTGAGGGCTTGGCTGTAGAGTCCGACGTCGTTGAAGAGCTGGGTGCCGATGCTTACGTTTACGGTCACGCCATCATCGACGGCAACGAGCGCGACATGGTTGTTCGTGTTGACGGCCGCCGCCCACCGATGAAGGGCGACACCATCCACGTTCGCCCGCAGGCCGGCCACGTTCACCTCTTCGACGCCACCTCCGGTGCTCGTGTTGGAGATAAGTCAGTGACCCGCGACCTCTAA
- a CDS encoding thioredoxin domain-containing protein encodes MSSKNEPRMTNAQRTAAAREKAKVIRDAQLKNQKRNSWLIRGGVLLGVIAVIIIIALIVINTTKANEPVADAGAVPANANVYGGVTVSKDGAIVAPTTTEKTVDITSVPEQPAERPTTVADPAAIGIKASASGKPAQVVVYLDFMCPACNGFEQNYGPGLDELRSAGKVNVEYRALPFLDRFSSGTNYSSRSAAAASCVVDQSPDKYKAFVDSLFTNQPAENSKGLDNAKLEKLATEAGAADISSCISEKTFRPFVAYAGAVAGAAGVSATPTVFVDGQQWMPETDKDFAAFTTKVLDAKK; translated from the coding sequence ATGAGCTCTAAAAACGAACCGCGGATGACAAATGCTCAGCGCACGGCAGCTGCCCGTGAAAAGGCAAAAGTTATTCGTGATGCACAGCTGAAAAACCAAAAGCGCAACAGTTGGCTGATTCGTGGTGGCGTTTTGTTGGGCGTCATTGCGGTCATCATCATCATTGCCTTGATAGTCATCAACACCACCAAGGCCAATGAGCCTGTGGCAGATGCCGGCGCGGTGCCTGCCAACGCCAACGTTTACGGTGGTGTCACGGTGAGCAAGGACGGGGCCATTGTTGCCCCGACCACCACTGAAAAAACTGTTGACATCACTTCAGTTCCTGAGCAGCCTGCTGAGCGGCCCACCACCGTGGCCGATCCTGCAGCGATTGGCATCAAGGCCTCAGCCTCCGGTAAGCCTGCACAGGTAGTGGTGTACTTGGACTTCATGTGTCCTGCGTGCAACGGCTTTGAGCAGAACTACGGCCCCGGACTTGATGAGCTACGCAGTGCAGGCAAGGTGAACGTGGAATACCGTGCCTTGCCGTTCCTGGACCGTTTCTCTTCCGGCACCAACTACTCCTCACGTTCTGCGGCCGCTGCGTCATGCGTGGTTGATCAGTCCCCGGATAAGTACAAGGCGTTTGTCGATTCCCTCTTCACGAACCAGCCTGCTGAAAACAGCAAGGGCCTGGATAACGCCAAGCTGGAGAAGCTGGCTACCGAAGCTGGTGCGGCCGATATCAGCAGCTGCATTAGCGAGAAGACGTTCCGCCCGTTCGTTGCCTACGCCGGAGCAGTTGCCGGAGCCGCCGGTGTCAGTGCCACACCGACCGTCTTTGTTGACGGCCAGCAGTGGATGCCGGAGACTGATAAGGACTTCGCAGCTTTCACAACGAAGGTGCTGGACGCTAAGAAGTAG
- the otsB gene encoding trehalose-phosphatase, with the protein MSLPTDLREAVLTLAQTPHLLLALDFDGTMAPLVSRAQDARPLPGSAAAFAALATLEGTTTALISGRALASLRLVASPPPPTLLVGSHGAETWWGPNSPALELTPAQEEALAHARAAVASAVSSFPGTVAEQKPAGVVLHYRLASDTDGQAAVHRVRTALDGDPAFHITTGKMVLEISVLNANKGESLTALRTFSGATATFFAGDDVTDEHAFAALQPGDLGVKVGPGDTSASFRIPDESALPELLELLLETRSRTHPAQSPNTNASANPSTNTSGAP; encoded by the coding sequence ATGAGTCTGCCCACCGATCTGCGCGAGGCCGTCCTCACCCTTGCCCAAACCCCCCACCTGCTCCTTGCCCTGGACTTTGACGGCACCATGGCCCCTCTTGTCAGCCGAGCCCAGGACGCCCGCCCACTCCCTGGCTCTGCCGCAGCCTTTGCCGCACTAGCCACTTTGGAAGGTACGACGACGGCACTCATCTCAGGCCGGGCACTGGCAAGTTTGCGTCTGGTTGCCTCCCCTCCGCCACCAACATTGTTGGTTGGCAGTCACGGCGCGGAAACCTGGTGGGGGCCCAACTCTCCTGCCCTGGAACTCACCCCGGCCCAGGAAGAGGCGCTGGCGCATGCCCGCGCCGCGGTTGCCAGCGCCGTCAGTAGCTTTCCTGGCACCGTCGCGGAACAAAAGCCGGCCGGCGTCGTCCTGCATTACAGGCTGGCCAGCGACACCGATGGGCAGGCCGCCGTCCACCGTGTCAGGACAGCACTGGATGGTGACCCGGCGTTCCACATCACCACCGGGAAAATGGTGTTGGAAATTTCGGTACTCAACGCCAACAAGGGTGAGAGTCTTACCGCACTGCGTACCTTTAGCGGTGCAACGGCAACGTTCTTCGCCGGTGATGACGTCACGGATGAGCACGCCTTTGCCGCACTGCAACCCGGAGACCTGGGTGTGAAAGTGGGCCCCGGGGACACCTCAGCCTCCTTCCGCATCCCGGATGAGAGCGCACTGCCTGAGCTCTTGGAACTACTCCTGGAAACCCGCTCACGCACCCACCCGGCACAGTCCCCAAACACAAACGCCAGCGCAAACCCCAGTACAAACACCAGCGGCGCTCCCTAA